One stretch of Prochlorococcus marinus XMU1402 DNA includes these proteins:
- a CDS encoding N-acetyltransferase, which yields MQYFSKKKLILPEGYFVNSSKIPLAKEVNKLLVNCGCETFPIKPLSEAIQKSNFFFTIQNELKNKLYGFVRVTSDRGLNANLWNLSALTGNNQKLFYAVLLQLTLEKINREMPGCSISVQAPVSSLISLEENGFILDPNGIRVMGYKL from the coding sequence TTGCAATATTTTTCTAAAAAAAAACTTATTCTTCCTGAAGGTTATTTTGTTAACTCTTCTAAGATCCCATTAGCTAAGGAAGTTAACAAACTTTTAGTTAATTGTGGTTGTGAGACATTCCCAATAAAACCACTGTCTGAGGCTATTCAGAAAAGCAATTTCTTCTTCACCATACAAAATGAATTAAAAAATAAATTATATGGCTTCGTAAGGGTTACATCAGACAGAGGATTGAATGCTAACTTATGGAATTTAAGTGCATTAACAGGAAATAACCAGAAACTTTTTTATGCAGTATTGCTTCAACTCACTCTTGAGAAAATAAATAGAGAAATGCCTGGATGTAGTATTTCTGTCCAGGCTCCTGTTTCTTCATTAATTAGTTTAGAAGAAAATGGATTTATACTAGATCCCAATGGCATAAGAGTAATGGGATATAAACTTTAA
- the recF gene encoding DNA replication/repair protein RecF (All proteins in this family for which functions are known are DNA-binding proteins that assist the filamentation of RecA onto DNA for the initiation of recombination or recombinational repair.) yields MFNFFKENLNTFNLARLINECIKKIFLNNLKIKNFRNHKSFEIDLKEQRAIVLGCNGIGKSNLLESVEFLSQLKSNRALSDKDLIENDSDMAVVMGQIDFKDDLKLNLFRKGPKKIYVNESILKKHSAIKNYIRSVCFCSNDIDIVRSEPSYRRTWIDKVVVQLEPVYLDLISRFNRLLKQRSYFWRSKSSLNDQSYDIVESFDIQMSIISTRIFRRRRRALLKIKPYVEYWHNHLSKSKEQIDINFLSGIQNISPEDEEEEFIRKKVLEQLLNQRSMEALTGKCSFGPHRDDIEFLINNSSVRKYGSSGQQRTFILALKMAELDLLTKTLNIPPILILDDVLAELDITRQNLLLNSVGKDSQCLISATHLDKFNQSFIGSSQMIYL; encoded by the coding sequence ATTTTCAATTTCTTTAAAGAAAATCTAAATACTTTTAATTTAGCTAGGTTAATTAATGAATGCATTAAGAAAATTTTTTTAAATAACTTAAAAATTAAAAATTTTCGGAACCATAAAAGTTTTGAAATTGATCTAAAAGAGCAAAGAGCTATAGTTCTTGGCTGCAATGGTATTGGCAAGTCAAATTTACTTGAATCGGTTGAATTTTTAAGTCAATTAAAATCTAATAGAGCATTAAGTGATAAAGATTTAATAGAAAATGATAGTGATATGGCTGTCGTTATGGGGCAAATAGATTTTAAAGATGATTTAAAGTTGAATTTGTTTCGGAAAGGACCTAAAAAAATTTATGTAAATGAATCAATCTTAAAAAAGCATAGTGCAATAAAGAATTATATTCGAAGCGTATGTTTTTGTTCTAATGATATAGATATTGTTAGAAGTGAACCAAGTTATCGAAGAACATGGATTGATAAAGTTGTCGTTCAGCTTGAACCCGTATATTTAGACTTAATAAGTAGATTCAACAGGCTTTTAAAACAAAGAAGTTATTTTTGGCGTTCAAAAAGCTCTCTTAATGACCAATCATATGACATTGTAGAAAGTTTTGATATCCAAATGTCAATAATAAGTACAAGAATTTTTAGACGTAGAAGAAGAGCTTTATTAAAAATCAAACCATATGTTGAGTATTGGCATAATCACTTAAGTAAATCTAAGGAGCAAATAGATATAAATTTCCTTTCAGGTATACAAAATATAAGCCCAGAAGATGAAGAAGAAGAATTTATACGTAAGAAAGTATTAGAGCAATTATTAAATCAGCGTTCAATGGAAGCTTTGACTGGGAAATGTAGCTTTGGTCCACACCGTGATGATATTGAGTTTCTAATTAATAATAGTTCAGTTAGAAAATATGGTTCATCTGGGCAGCAAAGAACCTTTATCTTGGCTTTAAAGATGGCCGAACTAGATTTATTAACTAAAACATTAAATATTCCTCCAATACTTATATTAGATGATGTTTTAGCGGAACTAGATATAACAAGACAAAATTTGTTACTAAATTCTGTCGGCAAAGATAGTCAATGTTTAATAAGCGCGACACATCTAGATAAATTTAATCAATCTTTCATAGGCTCTTCACAAATGATTTATTTATAA
- the speD gene encoding adenosylmethionine decarboxylase, giving the protein MEVPKKNQILHSFSDDNKLIHQSKHLLLELYRCDSEKLNDESFLRCTLNRASKLANATVLNLISNKFEPQGVTAIALLAESHISIHTWPESNYSAVDIFTCGQNMMPELASQYLIKSLNAEEHSLRIIERNPPVEVPKQTRTFV; this is encoded by the coding sequence ATGGAAGTACCTAAAAAAAATCAAATTTTGCATTCGTTTAGTGACGATAATAAATTAATTCATCAAAGTAAGCACCTTTTATTAGAACTTTATAGATGTGATTCCGAAAAATTAAATGATGAATCCTTTTTGCGCTGTACATTAAATAGGGCCTCAAAATTGGCAAATGCTACAGTTTTGAATTTAATAAGTAATAAGTTTGAACCTCAAGGTGTTACAGCAATTGCTTTACTCGCGGAATCTCATATTTCAATACATACTTGGCCAGAATCTAACTATTCTGCAGTCGATATTTTTACATGTGGTCAAAATATGATGCCTGAACTAGCTAGTCAATATTTAATCAAATCTTTGAATGCTGAAGAACATTCTTTGCGTATAATTGAGCGTAATCCTCCCGTAGAAGTCCCTAAACAGACGAGAACTTTTGTTTAA
- a CDS encoding sensor histidine kinase has translation MKSQTTIKKIQDLLLEEVQTTYVDDDTSRRMWWASLEIIQKDFLSQNYKHGGIWVASPLPAFNDKKFLNKLHGWLWSPEGFPYFQNENAGFLPVNNSEKIKKDFDLVSNYKVLNLSQEDGFEPFLMIITPNFQCILSIVGEKDKKILLMKCDEESLKLSIELMHAKLNQENFEEGVKFRNAINNLGNLNINNQFEKLFWPILSAKLATITPNHNILNSGKNDRKNEQITEAKLLRAISHEVRTPLATIRTLISSTLKKYKMDQSMKNRLIQIESECNEQIDRFGLIFDAAELVSNEVPSLNNLAKINLAEIFKKLAPLWNEQLNRRGISLKIDIPNQLPEIMSDSEKLELMLRGLIDKNTRGLKEGSTLILELRPAGQKLKLQLKVQKLDNNQKEIQKKDNGSDIGPVLNWNPQTGSLQLSQNATQKLLASLGGHVTQRRDTGLTVFFPISDSK, from the coding sequence ATGAAATCACAAACAACTATAAAAAAAATTCAAGACCTTTTGCTTGAAGAAGTTCAAACTACATATGTGGATGATGATACATCTAGAAGAATGTGGTGGGCTTCTTTAGAAATTATTCAAAAAGATTTCTTATCTCAGAATTATAAACATGGGGGGATTTGGGTTGCCTCCCCTTTGCCAGCTTTTAATGATAAAAAATTTTTAAATAAACTTCATGGATGGCTTTGGTCTCCTGAGGGCTTTCCATACTTTCAAAATGAGAATGCAGGTTTTTTACCAGTAAACAATTCAGAAAAGATAAAAAAAGATTTCGATTTAGTTAGTAACTATAAAGTCTTAAATCTTAGTCAAGAAGATGGTTTTGAACCTTTTTTGATGATAATCACCCCAAATTTTCAGTGTATATTATCGATTGTAGGAGAAAAAGATAAGAAAATTTTACTAATGAAGTGTGATGAAGAAAGTCTAAAACTATCAATTGAATTAATGCATGCAAAATTAAATCAAGAAAATTTTGAGGAAGGAGTAAAATTTCGTAATGCAATTAATAATTTAGGAAACCTTAATATTAATAATCAATTTGAAAAATTATTTTGGCCAATATTGTCGGCAAAATTAGCAACTATTACGCCAAATCACAATATTCTTAATTCTGGTAAAAATGATAGAAAAAATGAACAAATAACTGAAGCAAAATTATTACGTGCAATATCTCATGAAGTAAGAACGCCTTTGGCAACAATAAGAACCCTAATAAGTTCTACTTTAAAAAAATATAAGATGGACCAATCAATGAAAAATCGTTTAATTCAAATAGAAAGTGAATGTAATGAACAAATTGATAGGTTTGGTTTAATCTTTGATGCAGCAGAATTAGTTAGTAATGAAGTTCCGTCATTAAATAATTTGGCAAAAATTAATTTAGCCGAAATTTTTAAAAAGCTTGCACCTTTATGGAATGAACAATTAAATCGACGCGGGATTTCTCTTAAGATTGATATCCCCAATCAACTTCCAGAAATTATGAGTGATTCTGAAAAATTAGAATTAATGTTAAGAGGATTAATTGATAAAAATACTAGAGGATTAAAAGAAGGTAGTACATTGATTTTAGAATTAAGACCCGCTGGTCAAAAACTTAAACTTCAATTAAAGGTACAAAAATTAGATAATAATCAAAAAGAAATTCAAAAAAAAGATAACGGTTCTGATATTGGTCCTGTTTTAAATTGGAACCCTCAAACTGGAAGTTTACAACTCAGTCAAAATGCCACACAAAAGTTGTTAGCTAGTTTAGGAGGGCATGTCACACAAAGACGTGATACAGGTTTGACAGTATTTTTTCCGATTTCAGATTCAAAATAA
- the ppc gene encoding phosphoenolpyruvate carboxylase, which yields MESFKQKENNKMDLISNNDPLDKNRPLIEDLWESVLREECPNEQAERLIQLKELSSSKQIDDDTSKTFKKEIVDIVNSMDLAESIAAARAFSLYFQLVNILEQRVEEDRYIQSFTNKNVQKSPDNLDPFAPALARQNAPVTFRELFYRLRKLNVPPGKLEELLQEIDIRLVFTAHPTEIVRHTIRHKQTRVANLLKKIQVEQFLTKEEKNSLKTQLKEEVRLWWRTDELHQFKPSVLDEVDYALHYFQQVLFNAMPQLRGRIFEALTENYPDVQMPSESFCNFGSWVGSDRDGNPSVTPDITWRTACYQRQLMLERYIIAISNLRDQLSVSMQWSQVSSSLLESLETDRVKFPEIYEARATRYRSEPYRLKLSYILEKLRLTQERNNLLADSGWKFDLEGEIDTKNIEKVENLYYKSVNEFTYDLELIKNSLISTDLTCEAVNNLLTQVHIFGFSLASLDIRQESTRHSEAIEELTNYLDLSLQYNQMSEEEKVKWLIEELNTKRPLIPSDVNWTKTTEETFSVFKMVKRLQQEFGSRICHSYVISMSHSASDLLEVLLLAKEMGLLDQNPQKSKLLVVPLFETVEDLKRAPEVMEKLFKLDFYKSLLPKVGESFKPLQELMLGYSDSNKDSGFVSSNWEIHRAQIALQNLANKNNLLLRLFHGRGGSVGRGGGPAYQAILAQPSGTLKGRIKITEQGEVLASKYSLPELALYNLETVTTAVIQNSLVNNRLDDTPEWNQLMSRLAETSRSHYRKLVHENPDLLDFFQEVTPIEEISKLQISSRPARRKKGAKDLSSLRAIPWVFGWTQSRFLLPSWFGVGTALSSELNLDPKQIELLRVLHQRWPFFRMLISKVEMTLSKVDLEVAKYYVDTLGSKENRESFDIIFEVISKEYNLTKSLILEITGKNKLLESDRDLKSSVNLRNKTIIPLGFLQVSLLRRLRDQTRQPPISEFFEKDESRRAYSRSELLRGALLTINGIAAGMRNTG from the coding sequence ATGGAATCTTTTAAACAGAAGGAAAATAATAAAATGGATCTTATAAGTAATAATGATCCACTTGATAAAAATCGCCCCCTAATAGAAGATTTATGGGAATCTGTGCTTCGAGAAGAATGCCCTAATGAGCAAGCAGAGAGATTAATTCAACTTAAAGAATTAAGTTCTTCAAAACAAATTGATGACGATACTTCAAAAACTTTTAAAAAAGAGATAGTTGATATTGTAAATTCCATGGATTTGGCAGAATCAATAGCAGCAGCTAGAGCTTTTTCATTATATTTTCAACTAGTCAATATTTTGGAACAAAGAGTTGAGGAAGATAGATATATTCAAAGCTTTACCAATAAGAATGTTCAAAAATCTCCCGACAATCTTGATCCTTTTGCCCCAGCATTAGCTAGACAAAATGCCCCAGTAACATTTAGAGAATTATTTTATAGACTGAGAAAATTAAATGTACCTCCTGGAAAATTAGAGGAGTTATTACAGGAAATAGACATTCGTTTAGTTTTTACTGCTCATCCAACCGAGATAGTAAGACATACGATTAGACATAAACAAACCAGAGTGGCAAATTTGTTAAAAAAAATACAGGTTGAGCAGTTTTTAACAAAAGAAGAAAAAAACTCTTTAAAGACTCAATTAAAGGAGGAAGTAAGACTTTGGTGGAGAACAGACGAATTACATCAATTTAAACCTTCAGTTTTAGACGAAGTAGATTATGCCTTGCATTATTTTCAGCAAGTTTTATTTAATGCAATGCCCCAATTAAGAGGCAGAATTTTTGAAGCACTTACCGAAAATTATCCAGATGTTCAGATGCCATCTGAATCTTTTTGCAACTTTGGTTCTTGGGTTGGCTCCGACAGAGATGGTAATCCATCGGTTACTCCTGACATAACATGGAGAACTGCTTGCTACCAAAGGCAGTTAATGTTGGAGAGATATATTATTGCAATTTCTAATCTTAGAGATCAACTAAGTGTATCTATGCAATGGAGCCAAGTTAGTTCCTCTCTCTTAGAATCATTAGAAACAGATAGAGTTAAGTTCCCAGAAATCTATGAAGCTAGGGCTACAAGGTATAGATCAGAACCTTATAGATTGAAATTAAGTTATATTTTAGAAAAATTAAGATTAACACAAGAAAGAAACAATTTACTAGCTGATAGTGGCTGGAAATTTGACTTAGAGGGGGAAATAGATACTAAAAATATAGAAAAAGTTGAAAACTTATATTACAAATCAGTTAATGAATTTACTTATGATTTAGAACTGATTAAAAATAGCCTTATTAGTACAGATCTAACTTGCGAAGCGGTTAATAATCTACTTACTCAGGTTCATATTTTTGGATTTTCTTTAGCAAGTTTAGATATTCGTCAAGAAAGTACAAGGCACAGCGAGGCAATAGAGGAGCTTACAAATTATCTCGATTTATCTTTGCAATACAATCAAATGTCTGAAGAAGAGAAAGTTAAATGGCTTATAGAAGAATTAAATACAAAAAGGCCTTTAATCCCCTCTGATGTTAACTGGACAAAAACTACAGAAGAAACCTTTTCAGTTTTTAAAATGGTTAAGAGACTGCAGCAAGAATTTGGCAGTCGTATTTGTCATTCTTATGTAATTTCAATGAGTCATAGTGCATCTGACTTGCTGGAAGTTTTATTGTTGGCAAAAGAAATGGGACTTCTAGATCAAAATCCTCAAAAGTCAAAACTACTAGTCGTTCCTCTTTTTGAAACTGTTGAAGATCTGAAAAGAGCTCCAGAAGTAATGGAAAAGTTATTTAAATTAGATTTCTATAAATCATTATTGCCAAAAGTTGGAGAATCTTTTAAACCCCTTCAAGAATTAATGCTTGGGTATTCTGATAGTAATAAAGATTCAGGGTTTGTTTCAAGTAATTGGGAAATTCATAGAGCACAAATAGCTCTGCAAAATCTTGCAAATAAAAATAATCTATTGCTAAGGCTTTTTCATGGAAGAGGCGGATCTGTAGGTCGAGGGGGAGGACCAGCTTATCAGGCAATATTGGCTCAACCAAGTGGTACTTTAAAAGGGCGAATAAAAATAACAGAACAAGGTGAGGTTTTAGCTTCAAAATATAGTCTTCCTGAATTGGCTTTATATAATCTCGAAACGGTTACTACAGCTGTTATTCAAAATAGTCTAGTAAATAACAGGCTTGATGATACTCCAGAATGGAATCAATTAATGTCTAGACTAGCAGAAACATCAAGGTCCCACTACAGAAAATTAGTGCATGAAAATCCTGATTTGTTAGATTTTTTTCAAGAGGTAACTCCAATTGAAGAAATAAGTAAATTACAAATATCTAGTAGACCTGCGAGAAGAAAAAAAGGCGCAAAAGATTTGTCAAGTTTAAGAGCTATTCCTTGGGTATTTGGTTGGACACAAAGTAGATTTCTATTGCCTAGTTGGTTTGGAGTGGGTACTGCTTTATCATCTGAATTAAATTTAGATCCTAAACAAATTGAATTATTACGAGTTTTGCATCAAAGATGGCCATTTTTTAGGATGCTCATATCTAAGGTAGAAATGACATTATCCAAAGTAGATTTAGAAGTTGCCAAATATTATGTTGATACTCTTGGTAGTAAAGAAAATAGAGAGTCATTCGATATTATTTTTGAAGTAATATCTAAAGAATATAATCTAACAAAATCTTTAATTCTTGAAATAACTGGTAAAAATAAGCTTCTAGAATCTGATAGAGACTTAAAATCATCAGTAAATTTGAGAAATAAGACAATCATCCCTCTAGGATTTTTGCAGGTTTCACTTTTAAGAAGACTTAGAGACCAAACAAGACAACCCCCAATTAGCGAATTTTTTGAAAAAGATGAATCTAGAAGAGCTTATAGTAGAAGTGAACTATTAAGAGGGGCACTCTTAACTATTAATGGAATTGCAGCTGGCATGAGAAATACAGGTTGA
- a CDS encoding photosystem I reaction center subunit II PsaD: MTETLVGQFPKHIGSTGGLLNSAETEEKYAIVWKSSKEQAFELPTGGAAIMHEGDNLMYFARKEQCLALGTQLRAFKPRIEDFKIYRIFPGGDIEFLHPKDGVFSEKVNEGREKVGHNPRRIGENPNPAGLKFTTKNTFD, encoded by the coding sequence ATGACTGAAACTTTAGTTGGTCAATTTCCAAAGCATATAGGAAGTACTGGGGGTTTATTAAACTCAGCAGAAACCGAAGAAAAATATGCAATTGTATGGAAAAGTTCAAAGGAACAAGCATTTGAATTGCCCACTGGGGGAGCTGCAATTATGCATGAAGGTGATAATTTAATGTACTTTGCAAGAAAAGAACAATGCCTTGCGTTAGGGACACAATTAAGAGCCTTTAAACCAAGAATTGAAGACTTTAAAATTTACCGAATTTTCCCAGGTGGCGATATTGAATTTTTACATCCAAAAGATGGTGTTTTCTCTGAAAAAGTAAATGAAGGAAGAGAGAAAGTTGGACATAATCCTAGAAGAATAGGTGAGAATCCTAATCCAGCTGGTTTGAAATTTACAACTAAGAATACTTTTGATTAA
- the gshA gene encoding glutamate--cysteine ligase, with protein MSQNNLYKGFEVELFTGSVNSHIGVSAEIEKKFLDFVKEPDNRNVEYITTPEKDYNFLYEKLINPRRKLRKWLNAKNLTIIPSSTLCFKHDIQFQRSEIDNVYHQFIQDNYGISIATSSVHINIGIDDLDKLFAAIRLIRSEAALYLSISASSPFLNNKITENHSQRWIQFPKTPSKVPFFVNHNSYIDWIEENIANKNMQNIRHFWSSIRPNGPQRPLIIDRLELRICDFVHDINLLLGITAMLELRILDLFENINTLDPMTASIFSTDKLSEICDQNEINAARDSLNAELICWQDGKKIICREWIQNLLSDLSSTAEKFNMKHLLQPIYKVLEEGNQSMKWINQYKQGLSIEQIMKITIDDMIRNEEESI; from the coding sequence ATGAGTCAAAATAATCTTTATAAGGGTTTTGAGGTAGAACTTTTCACGGGTTCTGTAAATTCTCATATTGGTGTTTCTGCTGAAATTGAGAAAAAATTTCTTGATTTTGTTAAAGAGCCAGATAATAGAAACGTTGAATATATAACAACACCTGAAAAAGACTACAATTTTTTATATGAGAAATTAATAAATCCAAGAAGAAAGTTAAGAAAGTGGCTAAATGCTAAAAATTTAACGATCATTCCTTCATCTACACTTTGCTTTAAACACGATATTCAATTTCAAAGATCAGAAATTGATAATGTTTATCATCAATTTATACAAGATAACTATGGGATTTCTATTGCAACTTCCAGTGTCCACATAAATATAGGAATAGATGACTTAGATAAACTTTTTGCTGCTATTAGACTTATAAGGTCTGAGGCTGCTTTGTATCTATCCATAAGTGCTAGCTCACCTTTTTTAAATAATAAAATTACGGAAAATCACTCTCAGAGATGGATTCAGTTTCCAAAAACACCAAGTAAAGTTCCTTTTTTTGTAAATCATAATTCTTATATCGATTGGATCGAGGAAAATATAGCTAATAAAAATATGCAAAATATCAGGCATTTTTGGTCTTCAATTAGACCAAATGGTCCTCAAAGGCCTTTAATTATTGATCGTTTGGAATTAAGAATTTGTGATTTCGTTCATGATATTAATTTGTTATTGGGGATAACGGCAATGCTAGAACTCAGGATTTTAGATCTTTTTGAAAATATAAACACTTTAGATCCTATGACAGCAAGTATTTTTTCTACTGATAAATTATCAGAAATATGTGACCAAAATGAAATTAATGCTGCTAGAGATAGTTTGAATGCAGAGTTAATTTGCTGGCAAGATGGTAAAAAAATAATTTGTAGAGAATGGATTCAAAACTTATTATCAGATTTGTCCTCTACAGCAGAAAAATTTAATATGAAACATCTTTTGCAACCCATCTATAAAGTGCTTGAAGAAGGTAATCAATCTATGAAATGGATCAATCAATATAAACAAGGCCTTTCTATTGAGCAAATCATGAAAATTACTATTGATGATATGATCAGAAATGAAGAAGAGAGTATTTGA
- the larE gene encoding ATP-dependent sacrificial sulfur transferase LarE — MFNQLEILSDEQSEKLYTIRRYIKDLDSVCIAYSGGVDSTLVTSLAFEQLGSKAIAITGISPALANTLREEAKSQAKWIGVKHLEIKTSELDHPSYSKNPKDRCFACKKELHKHTTYLSKKLNYKNVLDGVNLDDLKDYRPGIEAAKKAGVISPLAKFQFSKKDIRDISRALGFPWWDKPAQPCLSSRFPYGHEITNERLKMVEKAEEYLKEGGLSDVRVRCQGSTARIEIPQDELKHFFNKFNFHELVQYFSNLGFNCTSLDLEGLISGKLNR; from the coding sequence ATGTTCAATCAACTAGAAATTCTCTCTGATGAACAAAGTGAAAAACTTTATACAATAAGAAGATACATTAAGGATCTTGATAGCGTGTGTATTGCGTATTCAGGAGGAGTCGACAGTACATTAGTAACATCATTAGCATTCGAGCAATTAGGTAGTAAAGCCATTGCAATTACTGGTATTTCTCCTGCATTAGCAAATACACTTCGTGAAGAAGCAAAAAGTCAAGCAAAATGGATCGGAGTAAAGCATTTAGAAATCAAAACATCAGAATTAGACCATCCAAGTTACAGTAAAAATCCCAAAGATAGATGTTTTGCGTGCAAAAAAGAGCTTCATAAACATACAACTTACTTATCAAAAAAACTGAACTACAAGAATGTTTTAGATGGAGTAAATCTTGATGATCTTAAAGATTATAGGCCAGGTATAGAGGCTGCAAAAAAGGCAGGAGTTATTTCTCCTCTTGCAAAATTTCAATTTTCAAAAAAAGATATTCGTGATATATCAAGAGCATTAGGTTTTCCTTGGTGGGACAAACCTGCTCAACCTTGTCTATCATCAAGATTTCCTTATGGTCATGAAATCACTAATGAGAGGCTAAAAATGGTGGAAAAAGCAGAAGAATATCTAAAAGAAGGTGGTTTATCGGATGTCAGAGTTAGATGCCAAGGCTCAACAGCAAGAATAGAAATTCCCCAAGATGAATTAAAACATTTTTTTAATAAATTTAATTTTCATGAATTAGTCCAATATTTTTCAAATTTAGGATTTAATTGCACGAGCCTAGATCTCGAGGGACTAATAAGCGGAAAATTAAATAGATGA
- a CDS encoding anthranilate synthase component I family protein, translating to MISSQKNNFLKAYKEGKNFIPITQTWPADLETPLSTWLKLSSKDSHGVFLESVEGGESLGRWSIVATKPLWEAVCYGEEIVRTWNNGKTETHRGDPFDILKSWTKEYKSTMLDDLPSIGQLYGSWGYELINRIEPSVPINKIEGSNIPYGSWMFFDQLVIFDQIKRCITAVVYADTDFSKESSTEELYLNSISKIEKTRNLMRVPLKENEFLDWNENKNMNLDLESNWKKKDFEDAVISAKEYIRKGDIFQIVISQRFETKVNNDPFNLYRSLRMVNPSPYMSFFDFGSWYLIGSSPEVMVKAEKNKNSQIVASLRPIAGTRPRGIDNQQDLELEKDLLKDPKEIAEHVMLIDLGRNDLGRVCEIGTVKVKDLMVIERYSHVMHIVSEVEGILKNNADVWDLLKASFPAGTVTGAPKIRAMQLIKDFEKDARGPYAGVYGSIDINGALNTAITIRTMVVKPSRDGKYDVSVQAGAGIVADSYPENEYQETINKAKGILQALACLENK from the coding sequence ATGATCAGCTCACAGAAAAATAATTTTTTAAAAGCTTACAAAGAAGGTAAAAATTTTATACCTATTACTCAAACTTGGCCAGCAGATTTAGAGACTCCATTATCGACTTGGTTAAAATTATCCTCAAAAGATTCCCATGGTGTTTTTCTTGAATCTGTTGAAGGTGGGGAAAGTTTGGGTAGGTGGAGTATTGTTGCTACCAAACCTCTTTGGGAAGCCGTCTGTTATGGAGAAGAAATAGTTAGAACTTGGAATAATGGCAAAACTGAAACACATAGAGGTGATCCTTTTGATATCTTAAAAAGTTGGACAAAGGAATATAAGTCAACCATGCTTGATGACTTGCCATCAATTGGACAGTTATATGGCTCTTGGGGTTATGAATTAATAAATCGAATAGAACCAAGCGTTCCAATAAATAAAATCGAAGGAAGTAATATTCCCTATGGATCCTGGATGTTTTTTGATCAGTTAGTTATTTTTGATCAAATAAAAAGATGTATTACTGCGGTGGTTTATGCAGATACTGATTTTTCAAAAGAGTCCTCGACCGAAGAATTATATTTAAACTCAATTTCAAAAATTGAGAAAACTAGAAATTTAATGAGAGTTCCTCTAAAAGAAAATGAGTTTTTAGATTGGAATGAAAATAAGAATATGAATTTAGATTTAGAAAGCAATTGGAAGAAAAAAGATTTTGAGGATGCAGTTATCTCTGCAAAAGAATACATAAGAAAGGGGGATATCTTCCAAATAGTTATAAGTCAAAGATTCGAAACTAAAGTCAATAATGATCCCTTTAATTTATATCGAAGTTTGAGGATGGTTAATCCATCTCCATACATGTCATTTTTTGATTTTGGCTCTTGGTATCTGATAGGTTCAAGTCCTGAAGTAATGGTTAAAGCTGAAAAAAATAAAAATAGTCAGATTGTTGCAAGCTTAAGACCAATAGCTGGCACAAGACCTAGAGGTATTGATAATCAACAAGACTTGGAATTAGAAAAGGATTTACTAAAAGATCCAAAAGAGATAGCTGAGCATGTAATGCTAATAGATCTTGGGAGAAATGATCTTGGCAGAGTTTGTGAAATTGGTACTGTAAAGGTCAAGGATTTAATGGTTATTGAGAGATATTCACATGTTATGCATATAGTTAGTGAAGTTGAGGGAATCTTAAAAAACAATGCTGATGTATGGGATTTGTTAAAAGCATCTTTTCCCGCTGGCACAGTAACTGGTGCACCAAAAATAAGAGCTATGCAATTAATTAAAGACTTTGAAAAAGATGCTAGAGGACCTTATGCTGGTGTTTACGGATCTATTGATATTAATGGTGCATTAAATACGGCAATTACTATAAGAACTATGGTAGTTAAACCCTCAAGAGATGGGAAATATGATGTTTCAGTGCAAGCAGGGGCTGGAATAGTTGCTGATTCTTATCCTGAAAATGAATATCAAGAGACGATAAATAAAGCAAAGGGGATACTACAAGCATTAGCATGTTTGGAAAATAAATGA